The following coding sequences lie in one Arachis ipaensis cultivar K30076 chromosome B03, Araip1.1, whole genome shotgun sequence genomic window:
- the LOC107630121 gene encoding NAD(P)H dehydrogenase (quinone) FQR1-like — protein MAVKVYIVYYSMYGHVEQLARQIKRGAESVQGVEAKLWQVPETLPNGVLHKLNAPPKSDVPIIEPDMLNGADGLIFGFPTRFGMMAAQFMDFLDKTGPLWLQQDLVGKPAGLFYSTGSQGGGQETTPLTAITMLAHHGMIYVPIGYTFGHCMFEMEEVKGGSPYGAGTYAGDGTRQVSEIELLQAFHQGNILATITKKLKDAA, from the exons ATGGCAGTCAAAGTTTACATTGT TTACTACTCAATGTATGGGCATGTGGAGCAACTAGCAAGACAAATAAAGAGAGGTGCAGAATCTGTACAAGGTGTTGAGGCCAAACTATGGCAG GTACCTGAGACACTACCAAATGGAGTGCTTCATAAGCTGAATGCACCACCAAAGAGTGATGTACCAATCATTGAACCTGATATGCTCAATGGAGCtgatggccttatcttcggcttCCCCACGCGGTTCGGAATGATGGCTGCCCAGTTCATGGATTTTCTTGACAAAACCGGACCTCTTTGGTTGCAACAAGACCTTGTAGGCAAGCCTGCTGGACTCTTCTACAGCACCGGTTCGCAAGGTGGTGGACAAGAAACAACACC CCTTACTGCTATAACAATGCTGGCACATCATGGAATGATATATGTTCCAATCGGATACACGTTCGGCCATTGCATGTTCGAGATGGAAGAAGTGAAAGGTGGAAGCCCTTATGGAGCAGGGACTTATGCTGGGGATGGAACAAGACAGGTTTCTGAGATTGAATTGCTGCAAGCATTCCACCAGGGGAATATTCTTGCCACCATCACCAAGAAGCTCAAGGATGCTGCATAA
- the LOC107632818 gene encoding NAD(P)H dehydrogenase (quinone) FQR1-like, giving the protein MAVKIYIVYYARSSCIYRLAEKIRTGAESVEGVKATLWKVPDKQMIDWPKGSFKTEMDIDIPVIKPDELPKADGFIFGFPSRFGMMAPQFKAFLDATGCLWKTQELAGKPAGIFCSTHHQGCGQETSALSAITQLVHHGMLFVPIGYNFRPGMFEMKQVKGGTPYGAASYSFEEPTFLELEQAFHQGNYIATITKKLKGYAI; this is encoded by the exons ATGGCTGTCAAAATTTACATCGT gTACTACGCGCGGAGTTCGTGCATATACAGACTAGCCGAAAAAATAAGAACAGGTGCTGAATCTGTAGAAGGTGTTAAAGCCACACTGTGGAAG GTACCTGACAAACAGATGATAGATTGGCCAAAAGGTTCATTCAAGACTGAGATGGACATAGACATACCAGTGATTAAGCCTGATGAGCTCCCTAAAGCCGACGGATTCATCTTCGGTTTCCCATCAAGATTCGGAATGATGGCGCCTCAGTTTAAGGCTTTTCTAGACGCAACCGGATGCCTTTGGAAAACACAGGAGCTTGCAGGCAAACCAGCTGGAATCTTCTGCAGCACGCACCACCAAGGATGTGGCCAAGAGACTTCAGC GCTTAGTGCTATCACTCAACTTGTTCATCATGGAATGTTGTTTGTTCCTATTGGATACAATTTTAGGCCTGGAATGTTTGAGATGAAACAAGTGAAAGGCGGAACACCCTATGGCGCGGCCAGTTATAGTTTTGAAGAGCCAACTTTCCTAGAGTTGGAGCAAGCATTCCACCAGGGGAATTATATTGCAACCATCACAAAGAAGCTTAAGGGATATGCAATATAA